From the genome of Winogradskyella forsetii, one region includes:
- a CDS encoding HAD family hydrolase: MLKAVLFDMDGVIVDTEPLHRKAYYQMFEDVNIEVNDTLYESFTGQSTINICKRLVDHFSLTEAPETLVNIKRKHFKYLFENDSGLVLIDGVLERIKDYHANGLKLVVASSASMPNIERIFDRFDLNQYFVGKFSGADLKKSKPHPEIFIKAAKHTGFDESECMVIEDSTNGIKAAHSAGIFCVGFKSEHSTGQDYTLASIVVLDFNEIAYSKQDKFFKS; this comes from the coding sequence ATGCTAAAAGCCGTTTTATTTGATATGGATGGTGTCATTGTGGACACAGAACCATTGCATCGCAAAGCCTACTATCAAATGTTTGAGGATGTAAATATTGAAGTCAATGATACACTTTACGAATCCTTTACTGGGCAATCCACTATCAATATCTGCAAGCGCTTAGTCGATCATTTTAGTTTGACTGAAGCACCTGAAACTTTAGTCAATATTAAAAGAAAACACTTTAAATATTTATTTGAAAATGATTCTGGTTTGGTTTTAATTGATGGCGTTTTAGAGCGTATTAAAGATTATCATGCCAACGGTTTAAAATTGGTTGTGGCGTCTTCAGCTTCCATGCCAAATATAGAGCGCATTTTTGATCGTTTTGATTTGAATCAATACTTCGTTGGAAAATTTAGTGGAGCAGATCTAAAGAAGTCTAAACCACATCCGGAAATCTTTATCAAAGCCGCAAAGCATACTGGTTTTGATGAATCGGAATGTATGGTTATTGAGGATTCAACTAATGGCATAAAAGCCGCACATTCAGCAGGAATTTTTTGTGTGGGATTTAAAAGCGAACATTCAACTGGTCAAGATTATACCTTGGCGAGCATAGTAGTTTTAGACTTTAATGAGATAGCATATTCTAAACAGGACAAGTTTTTTAAATCGTAG